Sequence from the Phragmites australis chromosome 11, lpPhrAust1.1, whole genome shotgun sequence genome:
TCTTTGTGGATTTGTGCGTCATGTGTTGCCCTACTAATCCAATCCAATCAATCCGTCCATCCTTACTTCGATTCGGTTCTTCTCCGGCGCAAAGGATCAATCTTGTGCCGGTGCGGTTTACTTTCCAAACATTTGGGGGTTTAAATTAAAACCCCACCCCGCGTTAAACACTGCGGTGATGGCCGGCGGTgccggcaacggcggcggcggggagaacCAGGCGCTGGACAGCGGGACGCCTACGTTAGGTGAGTGCGGCTTGTTTCTTGGATTTGTTGTTTTGAGCGGTTTGTCTAAAGGCGCTGACTTTGGTTTGCGAATGTTCATTGCGGTTAGGGTCTCCGGTGAGCGACAGTGACGCAATGCAGAGCGAGGGCGATGACGGCGCGTTTTACGGCGAGACACAGCCGCTGGACGAGGCTGAGACCCAGTTAGTAGatggggtggaggaggaaaaTGAGGAACAGGGTGTGGCTGGCGATTGGGTGGAGACGCAGTTGGTGGAGAGTGGCGAGGAGGATGGAGGTGATGATGGTGAGCAAGTGAAGACACAGTTGGAGGTGGAACGTGgggaagatgatgatgctggtgGCACGGAAGAAAATGCTGGTGATTGGACTACAACCCAATTGATTGAAGAATGTGTGGTGGAGGGAGCGAACGGCAGTGTTGACAACATGTTGGAGACCCAATTGGTTGAGGaatctgatgatgaggaggggaGAGTAAACGGAGGTGATGAAGTGGGAGGtgatgaagtggatgtcggCGAGTGGGGCAAGACCCAGTTGGTTGAAGACTCTGATGAAGAGATAGGCTGCGATGAGTTGAGCGAGGACACTCTAGTGCTAAGTGACAATGAGGGTCTGTCAGATGATGAGAGGGATGTGAGGTCGGAAATGGAGGGCAGTATTGAGGGTGTGAATGGCGGGGTTGAGAAGCATGGTGATAACAAGAGTTTGGTAGATTCTGATGCTTCAACAGATGAAGAGGGTGACAGAGGTTAGTTAGCAATTACTGAGTATGCTACTATTCCTATCTTTAGTCACATATCATAACGATGTTTCTGTTTTAACTGTAAAAATTCATCAGATATCATTCTAGAAAGTTTACAATGTGGTGCCTTACAGCAAGCACTCTATAGTTTTTAGTGGTTTACCGTTGAGAGATGTGTTCTAGAGACCACTTGTTCTGTTTGATATTATAAAATCTCAGCACTTTTCTATCATAGTTTTGCCAGATAACAGAAATATATTTGGTTGCACATTGGACAGTTACAAAATGTAGTTAGATGTACTTCTGTTGAGTTTCATTACATTTTTTCTGCGTCGTTTGGTTTTCCCTGAAAAAAGAAGTGATTTAGCTTTACATCTTCATTGTGGTAGCCAATTGCAGTATTTACCTCTTACCTATGCATTTTTTTACTCTGTATCAGGGAAATAATATTGTCAAATGGTAAAAATGTTATGTATCTTCAATTATCACAtcatgaaaaattgcaaattcCTTCCTCTATTTGTACAACCCTTACTAAAAAAAATGCTACACAACCCTTAGTTTCTCAGACTTAATCTGGCATACATTGAAACCTAATTTATGTTTCATGTCAACATGTATAACATCTAGGACACCTTCAGATGAAATTGACTTCTGTTCGTGTGGCATCAGTACGAACATGTGGACTTGCTGAAACACGTAATGAAAGTACTGTGAACAGTGTGCATCAAGGGAAGCAGAAGGCCTCGACCAATGGAAAACATCTCCTGCCGAAAATTGCAGCCAACTCTGCTTCCTGTAGCACCTCCTTTAGTGGCTTCCCACATTGCGGGATTGAGAATGACTCCCATCGTTATGTGCAGAACCATGATAAAGATGGAATTAAAAGCAGAGATAGGTGCTCAACAGCAAAAAAGCTTTTTGCTGATACGGCAGGTGATGAGGGTGAAAGAAACAGCAGAGCTTTTGCTGGATTAAGCTATATTGGATCACAGGAGCCTGGTGATCTGTCACAAGCAAATGCTTTTGAAGTTGTGGATAGGTTGATCTCAGTCAATGGTGGATTATCATCTCAAGAGACAACACCAAATAAATTGGAAACAGCAAAGCCACCCGTTTCAAGTAAGAGAGGGACTTTACTATTGGCTGAGAAGGTTGAACGAAGTAGAAGTTCCACTGGGAAGGCAGAAATATTTGAATGGGTGGATAGCCGTGAAGATGATGGAGGAGGTGAGTTTTTCAGTAAAAACAAAGATATCCTGTTGCAGAAATCAGctggtagaggaaaaccaaatAGTCATTCTCTCAGGGCAAAGAAGTGTTCCACGAAAATTGCACAGGGAGTAAATAAAATAGGGGAATCCAAGAACAAAATAAATTCCAAACTATGTAGGAGGTTTGAAACTCTTCCTTTGTCAGATTCAAGACTACTCAAAAGTGATGTAAAGAGTAAGCGGGCTTCTGGAAACAGGACTAAGAAAAACCTTTTGAAGGACTTAGATGATCTATCAAATACCAAATCTTTGGAAGGACAACAGGAAAAGGCTGATGTAGCTTTGCCTGATGTTGGTCCAGATACTCAAATGGCTGTTGAAGCTATGGAGGCACTGGCGCAATGTTCACCTGCTAAAACTTTGTCAGATAAAGGTCAACCTCTGTTGGATAAAGATATGAGAGATGAGGAGTCTAAAATAGTTAAAACTCATTCAAAGAGTGGTCCTCCTCAAAAGAGAACTAGCAGCATCCAGGAAGGTGTCACAACACGTTCTAAAAGAAGAAAAGTAACTGAGTTGAACACCAAGCCTAATAAAGAAAGACATGGAGGATTGAAGATGCAAGAAAATTCAGAACTTACAGGGAAAAGAAAACGTAAGCAGACAAAGTCTGTACCAGAGAAGAGCAAAGTTTCAGAGATGTCTCTTGATGAAATTAAGTACCATGGTACACCTGTTGCTCACCGCACTAGACATTGTGGTAAGAATAACCTTTGTGAATATACTGAGTTATGTTCTAATAAGCACATGAGAAGAGGCAAGAAATTAACAGGTGACAGCTCCACTATTGGAGAAGTGCAAAATAATCATATTACAAATGGCCCTGAGAAACTGATGATTAGTGAGAGAACAACCAAATCTAGTTTGAgttattttgaaaaagaaagCACAGAGCATACCTTTGCAAATAATGTTCAGGATCTTCAGCAATCCATAGATGGAAGCTTACAACATACCAGTGTAAATACTGTTCAGAACCTCGAACCACGCAGAGGTGAACCAACAAATGATGTTGCATGCAGAGATCCCCCATCACACCCTAAACAGAGAAGAACACCCACAACAATGATACAGTCAAAGGCTACAGCAGTTATCTTAACTGCCACAAATCATGAAATACCACCAGAAGGGCCAATATCACCCAAGAAAAGGCGGATTTTCATCAGGAGCGTTTCTGATCTGCTAAAGTATGCAAAGAGGGAACCTTCCAATGGAAGATCAACTTCTATGCTGTCCAGTATTATAGGAAAGTCATTGGCTGCTTCTTCTATACTCAATTCTCCTGCAAGAGTTGACAACAAAAGTCCTGATATCAGTAGCTCTGGACAGCGGCTGAAGGAATCCTACCATGTTGAGGATACAAGCAAATCACCAAAAAGCAACGCTCAAATTCAGAATAGTTCCCTGAAAACACCTTCAAAAGTGGTTAATGAATTGTCACCTACTTTCAGTCCTGTGAATCCATCAAATGCCTCAAACAGAAGCTTGTCAAAACCTTCAGTTGCCAGAGAACTACTGAAATTAGATCCTGAAAAAGCGCTATCAAATCAACAACGAAAAGATTCTagaagaaggaaagatatgGCCAGTTTCAGTATTTTATTCAGCCACCATTTGGATGAGAATGTGATCAAGCGTCAGAGGAAGGTAACTATATTTCTATTCTGTACATTCTAATCAGTAATCATTTCGAACGAGGTATATTTATGATAAACTGTGTTGCAGATCTTGGTACGCTTGGGAGTTTGTGAAGCATTTTCTATGTCAGATGCAACACACTTTGTCGCAGATAATTTTTTCCGCACAAGGAATATGCTCGAATCAATAACTCTTGGCAAGCCAGTAGTTACATCAATGTGGCTCGAAAATTGTGGACAAGCAGGCTGTTTTATTGATGAGAGGAAGTACATTCTGAGGGATgccaaaaaggaaaaggagttAGGTTTCAGCATGCCTATATCACTAGCCTCAGCTTGCAAGCATCCTCTTCTGCTGGTACAGTGAATTGTGCAATTCTGTTTCGTTTCTGTCTGCCCTAGATCAACTTTTAATGCTTTACTAGAAAAACACTTTCAGGGAAAAAGAGTCTTTGTGACATTGAATGTGAAGCCAAGTCGAGAAGTGGTGACTAGCTTGGTTAAAGCATCATCTGGGCAGGTGATtactatatttttcttttccaaatACTTTAAGCTGTTGTTTGTTTTTAAATTACATGTTAACAATGACTGGATGAGTTATAAGGTTGGATATATATATCCACAGCAACAATGGCACTAGAAAATATTGCTGTGAATGAGTTATAAGCTGCCATTCATGAAAGAGGGAAAAGAGATTGGAGTTTACATTTTACAACATGTAAGCCCGCAAGGTTACAAACCTGACAAGGCTACAAAACAACTATGGACCAAATAAAACCAAAGCTACAGGGCAAGAATGTTTGATAGCACTGTTAGAAATAACTTTTATTAAGTAGGCATTCTGGTCTTACAAACTTATTTGCATTTTGCATCATGCTTCCTGGTTTACCTTTGTATCTAGTTTCTGATGACTGCACAACCTGGTACTTAAAAATAAAGTTTTTGTGCCTCAATGTACTTAACCCGTTGCGAAGGATCCCTTATATGTGGATAAACCAATGCAGTAAGATCCTTGGTAATAAATCTACAAGTGTTGAGTAGGCAATTGTTGTTACACCTTACACTTTCGTCATTTGTACAATGAAACTGGATTGTTGGTTTTGTAACACATATCAAACTGATGGGTCCAAAGCTTGAATTTTATGTTCACATCAAATGTGTGGAATGCCTACATTTTGTTTCTTCGAATTACAGCTTATGTTTCTAAGGTTATAACATTCAACAGCAACCTTTGTTGGttacttttctttccttttgttttatCTTGTTTTATGTTTTCAGCGTTGTAATGTTTAACTGTCATTCTCAATGATACAATAAGTGCACAATATGGGAAGGGTTATCTAATCCAAGTTCGTTCTTGTAATGAAACAAAATGTATGTAATCATCCATCCATGTCTTTGAAGTCTGAAGTTTGTTGGGATGTGGGAGACTTGTACGTTGTTTTCACATGTGATTCATCAAATGGGATTTCATCTCAATGATTAATGTCCGTGCTGCAtgcctatttttttctttatgttttgTACAGCCACTAGAGAGGGTAGGAAGATCCATAATGAGGGAAAAGGAAGTACCTGATGACCTACTGGTTATCTCATGTGAAGAAGACTACCAAACTTGCGCACCGCTGCTTGAGAGAGGTGAGAATTACTTACATCATACATGGTACTTCGCATGCTACTTTCATCTAAGAATCTGGCAGCCAGCTAATGTGAATGAGGACCCAATAGGTGCCAGCGCTTTCAGCTCAGAGCTTGTACTAAATGGTATAATCATTCAGAAGCTGGAGTATCAGAGGTGCGCAAAAATTGTTTCAGACCATTGAAGCATGCATTCTTCTCCATTACTTTTCCTCCGTAGATCAATCAATATTCTTCCTCACTGATGTTTATGCAGGCACCATCTTTTCGCGGACCGTGTCAAACAGACCCGCTCGACGAGGTGGTTGAAAAACACAGTCCTTGACCGATTTGTACCTGTACCCAAGTGTCCATAGCTAGGGAAGAGGGGTAGtagtgcatatgtttatttGTAGCTAAATTATGCTCCAGCTTTCCCAGACTCTCCAGCTCAAGACCAGTGTTAGTGCATGTCAGGCTAAACTATATGCTTATTCTTCCCCTAGCCTCTACAGCTCAAGAGCAGTGTAAATTATGTGCCACGAACGTGTGTGCCTTGCGCCAATCGTGTAATACAGGCCTGGTGTTTGGTTTTGCTCATCTGTAAATTTGTAATCTGTAGGTGTTCACATATGTTATAGCCTTTTTTGGCCCCCTTCTGAACAAGTGTTCGGTTATAACTGAACTTGAGTGGTGATCAATAATGGATGTGGTGATGCTGCTATGGAACTGTCTTGCAAGGGGGGATGTTTGAAGAACTATATTCACTGTACTGGAAATGGCAGAGAGTCCATGCCAGTGACAAGTCTGGTGGCGACTACCAGCGGCGGGTCCGGTGGATGGTGGCGGTAGCACTGTGGCGCAAACCGTCGATGGCTTCCCAGCGGTGCAATATCTCCAGTGTCCTCATGGGGTCGAAGCTTGGTGGCGGTGCTTGGCTCATCGAACGTTTCTTCTATCTGGTTCTGCAATGTTCAGGCCTGGCTCTGACTCTGGTCTCTGGATCATGCAGTGATTTAGTCCTAGGAGTAGGAGTAGGGATTTCCATTAGCCATCTATCACTACAGCAAACTGGTCTTTCTTTCATCCCTTCGGATGAGCTTAAAAGCTCACGTGAAATACCCAGCGGTGGATCCACTTGTGTCCACATGGTGCATAGGAATCGGTTAAATTTTCGTTTTTTCAGTGACTCATCGTATATCAGCACATGTGACACGCACTAGCCAAGCAAGTGGGACATCTGAACTCTAACAACCTAGTCTAAGATACTCGGTCATTTTTGTTCTAGATCTGTCATTGAAAATGCTGTTATATAACACTTCAAATGTTTAAGCGCAAAACTCTAAATTTAAGTTACATCAACTTTTAACTCCATGATTACCCTTTTAATTTCTCAAACTTCACCTTGAGCGCCCTCCGGCGCCTTCCATCTTGCGCTTCTTTAGGAGCGCGACCTTCTCAACCATGGACACGAAGCAGGGATCCTCAGCTGCAGCCAGGCATGCATTGCGACACAGGGGTGGGGGTTGGCCGACGGAGCAGCATCATTCCCGACGAACACAGCCATGGCATCAACCGGAGCATCCACACCTTGAGCCTCCATCTCTTCCGGCGCAGGGTCAACAGTCGGGGGAATGACAGCTGGAGCAACGACAGGCACGAGAACGGGAGTAGCGCCGCCGAGGTACAGAGCTCCTGCCCGAGCAAGTGGAAGACGGGCACCGGGTAAAGGGCCTGGGGCGCGACACAGGATCTGTGTGGAGAGCAATGGAGCCGCCAGCTCCCCAATAGTGGTGATCTCATGGAGGATGCCAATGGAGGCCGAGTGAAGGTTCACCACAAAAACACCGCGAGAGCCGTGTGGCCTGCTGGGCTACATATGGATACGGTATAAACTACCATCGCCATTGTTGTCACGCACCATGATGTCGTACCACCCCCGGTAACATCCGAACCACACAAAGACGAAGCACGGAGATCTAGGAGAAGGTGGGGCAACAACAACTAAGAGGATCCAGAGAGTTGCCTGCCCGACATCATTAGGCGGCCGACCATCACGAAGTGAGATGAGGAGGAAGGGACGACATCATTGGGGCAGATGTTAGAAAATAACGGCCCTGGTCAGAGAGTCAGAGGAAAGCGAGGTCGGTTCTTGGCGCGGAGCTAGCAGGATGGTATGACTCGCGTTCAACTGTAGCGCTATGGAGCCTTTGGTCCGGAGCAAGGAAAGGAGGGACGGGGTACGCTCGATGCAGGGGGTTAGAACCCAAAACAACGGACGAGAGGGGCCCGTCACAGACAGGTAAAGAGCACGACCATAAGGGCCAGGTCTAACGGGGCAGACGATTTAGAATCCGCAATAAATGGAACAGGATTGCCAAGCTCAGTTTCATTGATCTCCAACTCCTTTTGCAAGGAGACACCGGGCTTACTTTTAGCTTTTGAGGAGAGGATGGAAACAGAGGTGTGAAGGGAAGGAGATGGGAGGACGCAGGCCCATGACAGAAGAGGGAAGGGGAGAGGGGAAATGCCGCGAATTCGATCAAATTTTGAACGAAAAAAGATCGCCTTGACTTGGTTGGGCTGAAAACGGAACAGGACAACGTCGTGGAGCAGGCCGGAGAGGGGGATGATGAACGCCGCCACCTTAGGGGAAGAGACATGAGAGCGAAAGACTCTAGCCTGAATCTCTAGGATTCTTAGGTGATCGACACCCAAACCCAACCAGAAGTAAAGGGCATCCAGGATAAACACAGAAGGAGGGGAAGCAGAGGGTGAGGTTACCGAAATCCAAAGAGTAGTTCTGCGAAGCACGGGCGAGGCAGTTGGTGAGAGGTCGGTGCAGACCGGTGCGTAGAAGTTCTCAAGGACCATGGTAGAGCTCCTCAGGGCGCTTTCGCTTTCTCCCGGCCATGGACAGTAAGGAACACAACTGTTGGATTGGCCCGTTGAAGAAGGAACCTGGCTATAGAGAACGATTTTGCGTTGGCGATGCATTGAGTGGCGCCATGGTAGAGCGGACCGGCCGATCACAACACTGTAGTGGGGTTGGAAGGTGGGTAAAGGGGATAAGGGGGTGGTGAAGACTTGCTGGCCGACCAACGCTAGAGCGGCACCGTCGAAGGTCGATCTCTCTCCTTAAGCCTCTAGCTCTCCCAGTCACCACACACACCTCTCTACCATCATATCAGCACTTCTTTGCAGAGTATATCTGTAAAAAAATCTATGGAAGAACGTTGTCATTACACCGATCAGAATGGGATGTCATGTCAACATGGCATGCAGccagggttcacaaattcgtTCGGCCACCGAAATGCGGCAGCCGGTGAATTCTCTTAAATTCACAAATATCGGTACGAATTCGGTAGAAACCGGATGAATTTTATcgaatttttgattttttttaattttggatttaaattgGACCAAAATACGGTGCGAATCAAATTCATCGAAAACTGTGAATTTCGAGCGGTTTTCAACAAATTAAAATTTGTGAACCCTGCATGCAGCCAGAGCTCCGGGTTTGTAACCGCGTGCACCGAGTCTTGCGCACACCCTATAATTTGCtactgtagggatcggtgacgtcctaaaaaggatgaattaggacacttagaactatttcgacttcaaaaataacacaagataaatctatatcaaattctatctaaatatgctctaggtttatctagtgtgtccactctaccgatcaaaacgcttgcaacctatctaagaaggtgaattccaagtaagtaaatgcggaagcataaaataaggtagagagagtaaactcggcacaagaattttttctcatgatatcgatggcataaatgtcacccctagtctacgttggagctccacaaaggatatgctcctagtcgacacccggtcacggtctttaagccaccaagtcacaaagataaggcctccactcggatgagccaccaaaccaccaaggcaagatctcacaaCTAGCTTCTCTTTTGGTTCATCGTCGTCGTGAtcatttcggagcttgagccacaaggcaagggtctccgcgtccctgcacaatcgtcttgctgtcgctccacaccaagtcgaagggtcaacaagcttgccaacgagtcaccaagactccaaggtgccgacgtaccaagaggtaaACTTTTGGATCACTACTTGATCCActttctaggcagcaatcacctagaaactca
This genomic interval carries:
- the LOC133884294 gene encoding uncharacterized protein LOC133884294; translated protein: MAGGAGNGGGGENQALDSGTPTLGSPVSDSDAMQSEGDDGAFYGETQPLDEAETQLVDGVEEENEEQGVAGDWVETQLVESGEEDGGDDGEQVKTQLEVERGEDDDAGGTEENAGDWTTTQLIEECVVEGANGSVDNMLETQLVEESDDEEGRVNGGDEVGGDEVDVGEWGKTQLVEDSDEEIGCDELSEDTLVLSDNEGLSDDERDVRSEMEGSIEGVNGGVEKHGDNKSLVDSDASTDEEGDRGHLQMKLTSVRVASVRTCGLAETRNESTVNSVHQGKQKASTNGKHLLPKIAANSASCSTSFSGFPHCGIENDSHRYVQNHDKDGIKSRDRCSTAKKLFADTAGDEGERNSRAFAGLSYIGSQEPGDLSQANAFEVVDRLISVNGGLSSQETTPNKLETAKPPVSSKRGTLLLAEKVERSRSSTGKAEIFEWVDSREDDGGGEFFSKNKDILLQKSAGRGKPNSHSLRAKKCSTKIAQGVNKIGESKNKINSKLCRRFETLPLSDSRLLKSDVKSKRASGNRTKKNLLKDLDDLSNTKSLEGQQEKADVALPDVGPDTQMAVEAMEALAQCSPAKTLSDKGQPLLDKDMRDEESKIVKTHSKSGPPQKRTSSIQEGVTTRSKRRKVTELNTKPNKERHGGLKMQENSELTGKRKRKQTKSVPEKSKVSEMSLDEIKYHGTPVAHRTRHCGKNNLCEYTELCSNKHMRRGKKLTGDSSTIGEVQNNHITNGPEKLMISERTTKSSLSYFEKESTEHTFANNVQDLQQSIDGSLQHTSVNTVQNLEPRRGEPTNDVACRDPPSHPKQRRTPTTMIQSKATAVILTATNHEIPPEGPISPKKRRIFIRSVSDLLKYAKREPSNGRSTSMLSSIIGKSLAASSILNSPARVDNKSPDISSSGQRLKESYHVEDTSKSPKSNAQIQNSSLKTPSKVVNELSPTFSPVNPSNASNRSLSKPSVARELLKLDPEKALSNQQRKDSRRRKDMASFSILFSHHLDENVIKRQRKILVRLGVCEAFSMSDATHFVADNFFRTRNMLESITLGKPVVTSMWLENCGQAGCFIDERKYILRDAKKEKELGFSMPISLASACKHPLLLGKRVFVTLNVKPSREVVTSLVKASSGQPLERVGRSIMREKEVPDDLLVISCEEDYQTCAPLLERGASAFSSELVLNGIIIQKLEYQRHHLFADRVKQTRSTRWLKNTVLDRFVPVPKCP